From Streptomyces sp. NBC_00237, a single genomic window includes:
- a CDS encoding putative leader peptide produces MAPVLVSRRHVDLQRVSTMLCRAVSRRSHGC; encoded by the coding sequence ATGGCCCCTGTTCTCGTATCGCGTCGTCACGTGGATCTGCAGCGTGTTTCGACCATGCTCTGTCGGGCCGTCTCCCGCCGTTCGCACGGCTGCTGA
- a CDS encoding AraC family transcriptional regulator, which translates to MGGGTSAGGRVPTRWSEAVRERRGAGRTLLRTQGLTVTDIHCCEDRTGFVGPGYEGMYGVALTRAGGYLRRVNGEEFFVDVTGGYLLWPGDEHHIAHPAGPGDRSTILQVDMRLFADRFDRRPAAPHRPNARGIALDGAADLRHRALVAAAHRGTDAFELTERTHALLDGVAASAGQWTVRGSGGPATVRAHRKLAADACAALTARTEHLPVLTLDELARTVGASPHHLSRVFRAVTGRTLTAHRNQLRVRAVLNVLAEGGPGPGLRALAATYGFADQAHLTRVVRQYTGAVPSSVRRQLAPVESVRRQLAPVESVRRQLAPIEHESSTRSPYRRPG; encoded by the coding sequence ATGGGCGGCGGGACCTCCGCAGGAGGCCGGGTGCCGACCCGGTGGAGCGAGGCCGTGCGTGAACGCCGGGGGGCGGGCCGGACGTTGCTCCGTACACAGGGTCTGACGGTGACCGACATCCACTGCTGCGAGGACCGCACGGGCTTCGTGGGGCCCGGGTACGAGGGCATGTACGGGGTGGCGCTGACCCGGGCCGGGGGATACCTGCGCAGGGTGAACGGAGAGGAGTTCTTCGTCGACGTCACCGGTGGCTACCTGTTGTGGCCGGGCGACGAGCACCACATAGCCCACCCCGCCGGACCGGGGGATCGTTCCACGATCCTCCAGGTGGACATGCGGCTCTTCGCGGACCGTTTCGACCGCCGCCCAGCTGCACCGCACCGCCCGAACGCCCGCGGTATCGCCCTGGACGGTGCGGCCGATCTCCGGCACAGGGCGCTCGTCGCCGCCGCCCACAGAGGTACGGACGCCTTCGAACTGACCGAGCGCACACATGCGTTGCTCGACGGCGTGGCCGCCTCGGCCGGTCAGTGGACCGTACGCGGCTCCGGCGGTCCGGCGACGGTCAGGGCGCACCGGAAGCTCGCCGCCGACGCCTGCGCGGCCCTGACGGCGCGCACGGAGCACCTGCCCGTCCTGACGCTCGACGAGCTGGCCCGCACGGTGGGTGCCTCGCCGCACCACCTCAGCCGGGTCTTCCGCGCCGTCACGGGCCGCACCCTGACCGCCCACCGCAACCAGCTGCGGGTACGGGCAGTGCTGAACGTCCTGGCGGAGGGCGGTCCCGGCCCCGGCCTGCGCGCTCTGGCCGCGACGTACGGTTTCGCGGACCAGGCCCATCTGACCCGGGTGGTCCGCCAGTACACCGGAGCCGTGCCCAGCTCCGTACGAAGGCAACTCGCCCCCGTTGAGTCCGTACGAAGGCAACTCGCCCCCGTTGAGTCCGTACGAAGGCAACTCGCACCCATCGAGCACGAATCTTCAACGCGGTCGCCGTACCGCCGCCCAGGATGA
- a CDS encoding alpha/beta hydrolase — protein sequence MPALTRVCTATAAAVLTLVSCVGSAPPVGHSAGPPPGRPALTNPRPCPGVDKATCSDLVVPLDRTRRKGTLTLRVAVADNVRAPKGVLLFLTGGPGQPGVEYLKKVREALPRAVAEYRLVMIDQRGTGSTALDCPQLQKEVGGSDTVPPTRAAVRQCADLLGERRNHFTTADTVADLDDLRQALGATRWSLDGVSYGTFTASQYALSHPKKVNRLVLDSPVPLDAADGLYTASLRHAERMLRSACREQSCGHDPAVDLAKVVRRDGNGVGVFTMLVTASIVDAPLKNPRYGILGALHKAAAGDTKQLDTLVKGFAEPDGAPPKVFSSGLHAATLCADTPFPWGDAASPEAGRAAALDRAVRALKERDVWPFEARTAAGQGIAQTCLHWPKSRPHDAADDYRALKVPVLLLAGDRDLSTPLPWAEAVKKRLPHAELVVLKGAGHSTQLRVHEGAESGAAAAERFLLR from the coding sequence ATGCCTGCCCTCACCCGCGTGTGCACAGCGACCGCAGCCGCGGTCCTCACCCTGGTCTCCTGCGTCGGCTCCGCACCTCCGGTGGGCCACTCCGCAGGTCCACCGCCGGGCCGACCCGCCCTGACGAACCCCCGCCCCTGCCCCGGCGTCGACAAGGCCACCTGCTCCGACCTGGTGGTGCCCCTGGACCGGACCCGCCGCAAGGGCACCCTCACGCTGCGCGTCGCCGTGGCGGACAACGTGCGCGCACCCAAGGGCGTATTGCTCTTCCTCACCGGAGGACCGGGGCAGCCGGGAGTCGAGTACCTCAAGAAGGTGCGCGAAGCACTTCCCAGGGCGGTCGCCGAGTACCGCCTCGTCATGATCGACCAGCGCGGCACCGGCAGCACCGCCCTCGACTGCCCGCAGCTCCAGAAGGAGGTGGGCGGCAGCGACACCGTGCCGCCCACGCGCGCGGCCGTGCGCCAGTGCGCCGACCTGCTGGGGGAGCGGCGCAACCACTTCACCACCGCCGACACCGTCGCCGACCTCGACGACCTGCGCCAGGCGCTGGGCGCGACCCGGTGGAGCCTGGACGGCGTCTCGTACGGCACGTTCACCGCGAGCCAGTACGCGCTCAGCCACCCGAAGAAGGTCAACCGGCTCGTCCTGGACTCCCCGGTGCCCCTGGACGCCGCCGACGGGCTCTACACGGCGTCGCTGCGGCACGCGGAGCGGATGCTGCGCAGCGCCTGCCGGGAACAGTCCTGCGGCCACGACCCGGCGGTCGACCTCGCGAAGGTCGTACGGCGGGACGGCAACGGCGTCGGCGTCTTCACCATGCTCGTCACCGCGAGCATCGTCGACGCCCCGCTGAAGAACCCGCGCTACGGCATCCTCGGCGCACTCCACAAGGCGGCGGCAGGGGACACCAAGCAACTCGACACCTTGGTGAAGGGGTTCGCCGAACCGGACGGAGCACCCCCGAAGGTCTTCAGCTCGGGCCTGCACGCGGCGACCCTGTGCGCGGACACGCCGTTCCCGTGGGGCGACGCGGCATCGCCGGAGGCCGGACGCGCCGCCGCCCTCGACCGTGCCGTACGGGCACTCAAGGAACGCGACGTCTGGCCCTTCGAGGCACGCACCGCCGCCGGACAGGGCATCGCCCAGACCTGCCTGCACTGGCCGAAGTCCCGGCCGCACGACGCGGCGGACGACTACCGGGCGCTGAAGGTCCCCGTCCTGCTGCTCGCGGGCGACCGCGACCTGTCGACGCCGCTTCCGTGGGCCGAAGCGGTGAAGAAGCGCCTGCCGCACGCCGAACTCGTGGTCCTCAAGGGGGCTGGCCACTCCACGCAGTTGCGGGTGCACGAGGGTGCGGAGTCGGGGGCGGCGGCCGCCGAGCGCTTCCTGCTGAGGTGA
- a CDS encoding DEAD/DEAH box helicase has product MTTTRPTPVPAHTAALYLPAPLPRDARIALWSPEGPPPSGAEDTVTVVRRQGAVVRARTAPARILPLAEALPLLVAARHAPTAHPATRCWGAAALHALHLVSRGLLLPGLTRADDDAWRAGPPDAADVAQLRAIAAALPPEGYAVPLSDRTPLQVPDPAHLVRSFVDAVADVLPRTPAAALAFGDPFASHEAQNLPRLREWAAEVAAGADAGVRVSLRLDLPADGLFDSREEDDRSREEDGGDPPEGRSARNRTEGPRRAGAAVVQVHSLADPTHLVDAVDLWAGDGGDSFGPRARVDTVLALRRAGRVWPPLARLLEQPVPDVLPLSDEELYDLLGAAAHRLEAAGVTVHWPRELARTLTATAVVRPAPGSATDGTAFFDAEHLFAFSWQLALGGEDLTEAEMDALVEEHRPVVRLRDQWVVVDPELVRKARKRQLGLLDPADALEVALTGTAEVDGERVDAVPVGALATLRDRLARGGADTLPQPPALKATLRDYQLRGLAWLDLMTSLGLGGCLADDMGLGKTITVIALHLHRVDAARAAATPGAPAAPGPRTAPTLVVCPASLLGNWQREIERFAPGVPVRRFHGAARTLDDLATADGLFDADAARGTAPDAPPPSRSYDGGFVLTTYGTMRTSAAQLATHTWNMIVADEAQHLKNARSSTAKALRTIPTPARIALTGTPVENNLSELWALLDWTTPGLLGPLTSFRARHARAVEGGEDPEAVERLARLVRPFLLRRKKSDPGIAPELPPKTETDHPVSLSREQVALYQAAVHETMAAIETSEGIARRGLIMKLLTSLKQICNHPAQYLKEGGSKDDPPRLATTRSGKLALLDELLDTILAEEDSVLIFTQYVSMARLLSRHLAARAIPAQLLHGGTPVAQREEMVDRFQSGEVPVFLLSLKAAGTGLNLTRAAHVVHFDRWWNPAVEEQATDRAYRIGQTQPVQVHRLIAEGTVEDRIAELLASKRSLADAILGSGEAALTELTDRELADLVSLRRPS; this is encoded by the coding sequence ATGACCACCACCCGCCCCACCCCCGTGCCCGCCCACACGGCGGCCCTCTACCTCCCCGCCCCGCTGCCCCGCGACGCCCGTATCGCCCTGTGGTCGCCGGAAGGGCCGCCGCCTTCGGGCGCCGAGGACACCGTCACCGTCGTCCGCCGTCAGGGTGCCGTCGTCCGGGCCCGCACCGCCCCGGCCCGGATCCTGCCGCTCGCCGAGGCCCTGCCGCTGCTCGTCGCCGCCCGGCACGCCCCCACCGCCCACCCCGCGACGCGCTGCTGGGGAGCGGCCGCCCTGCACGCCCTGCACCTCGTCTCGCGTGGGCTGCTGCTGCCGGGGCTCACCCGGGCCGACGACGACGCCTGGCGGGCCGGTCCGCCGGATGCCGCCGACGTCGCCCAGCTGCGTGCGATCGCCGCCGCCCTGCCGCCCGAGGGATACGCGGTTCCGCTGTCCGACCGCACACCACTCCAGGTTCCGGACCCCGCCCACCTGGTGCGTTCCTTCGTGGACGCCGTCGCCGACGTGCTGCCCCGCACGCCCGCCGCCGCCCTCGCCTTCGGGGACCCTTTCGCCTCCCACGAGGCGCAGAACCTGCCGCGCCTGCGCGAGTGGGCCGCCGAGGTCGCGGCGGGCGCGGACGCCGGAGTGCGGGTCTCGCTCCGGCTCGACCTCCCGGCGGACGGCCTCTTCGACTCCCGCGAGGAGGACGACCGCTCCCGCGAGGAGGACGGCGGCGACCCGCCCGAAGGCCGCTCTGCCCGAAACCGTACGGAAGGGCCCCGCCGTGCCGGGGCCGCCGTGGTCCAGGTGCACAGCCTCGCCGACCCCACCCACCTCGTCGACGCCGTGGACCTCTGGGCGGGCGACGGCGGTGATTCCTTCGGGCCCCGCGCCCGCGTGGACACGGTGCTCGCCCTGCGCCGCGCGGGCCGGGTCTGGCCGCCGCTCGCCCGCCTCCTGGAGCAGCCCGTTCCCGACGTACTGCCCCTCTCCGACGAGGAGTTGTACGACCTGCTGGGCGCGGCCGCGCACCGGCTGGAGGCCGCCGGGGTCACGGTCCACTGGCCGCGCGAACTGGCCCGTACGCTGACCGCCACGGCGGTGGTGCGCCCCGCGCCCGGCTCGGCCACCGATGGCACCGCCTTCTTCGACGCGGAGCACCTCTTCGCGTTCAGCTGGCAGTTGGCGCTCGGTGGCGAGGACCTCACCGAGGCCGAGATGGACGCCCTGGTCGAGGAGCACCGCCCGGTGGTCCGGCTGCGCGACCAGTGGGTGGTGGTCGACCCCGAGCTCGTACGCAAGGCGCGCAAGCGGCAGTTGGGTCTGCTGGACCCGGCCGACGCGCTGGAGGTCGCCCTCACCGGCACCGCGGAGGTCGACGGCGAACGCGTCGACGCGGTACCCGTGGGGGCGCTGGCGACCCTCCGCGACCGGCTCGCCCGAGGCGGCGCCGACACCCTCCCGCAGCCGCCCGCGCTCAAGGCCACCCTGCGCGACTACCAACTCCGCGGCCTGGCCTGGCTCGACCTGATGACCTCGCTGGGCCTCGGCGGCTGCCTCGCCGACGACATGGGCCTCGGCAAGACCATCACCGTCATCGCCCTCCACCTGCACCGCGTCGACGCGGCCCGCGCGGCGGCGACCCCGGGAGCACCGGCCGCCCCCGGCCCGCGCACCGCGCCCACCCTGGTGGTCTGCCCCGCCTCCCTCCTCGGCAACTGGCAGCGCGAGATCGAACGCTTCGCCCCCGGCGTCCCCGTGCGCCGCTTCCACGGCGCGGCACGCACCCTGGACGACTTGGCCACCGCCGACGGCCTCTTCGACGCCGACGCCGCCCGAGGCACCGCCCCCGACGCCCCGCCCCCCTCGCGCTCGTACGACGGCGGATTCGTCCTCACCACCTACGGCACCATGCGCACCAGCGCCGCCCAACTGGCCACCCACACCTGGAACATGATCGTCGCCGACGAGGCCCAGCACCTCAAGAACGCACGCTCCTCCACCGCCAAGGCCCTCCGAACGATCCCCACCCCGGCCCGGATCGCCCTCACCGGCACCCCCGTCGAGAACAACCTCTCGGAGCTGTGGGCCCTCCTGGACTGGACGACCCCGGGACTCCTCGGCCCCCTCACCTCCTTCCGGGCCCGGCACGCCCGCGCCGTCGAGGGCGGTGAGGACCCGGAGGCAGTGGAGCGCCTCGCCCGCCTGGTGCGCCCCTTCCTCCTGCGCCGCAAGAAGTCCGACCCCGGCATCGCCCCCGAACTGCCCCCCAAGACCGAGACCGACCACCCCGTCTCCCTCTCCCGCGAGCAGGTCGCCCTCTACCAGGCGGCCGTGCACGAGACGATGGCCGCCATCGAGACCTCCGAGGGCATCGCCCGCCGCGGCCTGATCATGAAGCTGCTGACCTCCCTCAAGCAGATCTGCAACCACCCCGCGCAGTATCTGAAGGAAGGGGGCTCGAAGGACGACCCGCCCCGCTTGGCCACCACCCGCTCCGGCAAGCTCGCCCTCCTCGACGAACTCCTCGACACGATCCTCGCCGAGGAGGACTCCGTACTGATCTTCACCCAGTACGTGAGCATGGCCCGGCTGCTCTCCCGGCACCTGGCCGCCCGCGCGATCCCCGCCCAACTCCTGCACGGCGGGACCCCGGTGGCGCAGCGGGAGGAGATGGTCGACCGCTTCCAGTCCGGCGAGGTCCCCGTCTTCCTGCTCTCCCTCAAGGCGGCCGGAACGGGCCTCAACCTCACTCGCGCCGCGCACGTCGTGCACTTCGACCGCTGGTGGAACCCGGCGGTCGAGGAGCAGGCCACCGACCGCGCCTACCGCATCGGCCAGACCCAGCCCGTCCAGGTCCACCGCCTCATCGCCGAGGGCACCGTCGAGGACCGCATCGCGGAACTCCTCGCCTCCAAGCGGTCGTTGGCGGACGCGATCCTCGGCTCCGGCGAGGCCGCCCTCACCGAACTCACCGACCGCGAACTGGCCGACCTCGTCTCCCTGCGGAGGCCGTCATGA
- a CDS encoding SWIM zinc finger family protein, which translates to MTPYGPRPTARGPHTAAASDRRRTFPPDPESTGPAVTWWGRAWVAALEDLSLDPARLARGRAYADAGHVDAITVTPGRVVAYVRGSRARPYRAELRLRTLVPEDWDAFLDAAAADPAHLESLLAKTVPQALLDPASPLAEIPLLPTTAGDLLPSCTCPDAGRPCKHAAALCYQVARIVDEDPFVIFLLRGRDEREILDALSHRNAARTATETRTPPTLPGLPAREALTRTLAPLPPAFPPPPHPGTPPSYPPPHLRGAPDPLALDHLATDAAHRAHALLSTGTDPIAALTPWQDAVRIAAAQPGSGLTAATRSLYTSLTRALGRTPTELAKAVSAWRQGGSGALCVLDTPWDPPAGPFDRARSTLLVLGLNFRPTHNRLTAGRFQLRYGQDGLWYGYASDTGHDDWWPEGPPGHDPVDVLNRLRGA; encoded by the coding sequence ATGACCCCGTACGGACCCCGCCCCACGGCACGTGGCCCGCACACCGCTGCCGCGTCCGACCGCCGCCGTACGTTCCCGCCGGACCCGGAGTCGACCGGGCCCGCCGTCACCTGGTGGGGCAGGGCCTGGGTGGCAGCCCTGGAGGACCTCTCCCTCGACCCCGCCCGCCTCGCCCGGGGCCGGGCCTACGCGGACGCGGGCCACGTCGACGCGATCACCGTCACCCCGGGCCGGGTCGTGGCGTACGTACGGGGCAGCCGCGCCCGCCCCTACCGCGCCGAGCTCCGTCTGCGCACCCTCGTACCGGAGGACTGGGACGCCTTCCTGGACGCGGCCGCCGCCGACCCCGCCCACCTGGAATCCCTCCTCGCCAAGACCGTCCCCCAGGCCCTCCTCGACCCGGCCTCGCCCCTCGCGGAGATCCCCCTCCTCCCCACCACGGCAGGCGACCTCCTGCCCTCCTGCACCTGCCCGGACGCGGGCCGCCCCTGCAAGCACGCGGCGGCCCTCTGCTACCAGGTGGCCCGCATCGTCGACGAGGACCCCTTCGTCATCTTCCTGCTCCGAGGCCGCGACGAGAGGGAGATCCTCGACGCCCTCTCCCACCGCAACGCCGCCCGCACCGCGACGGAAACCCGCACACCCCCCACGCTCCCCGGCCTCCCGGCCCGCGAAGCCCTCACCCGCACCCTCGCCCCCCTGCCCCCGGCCTTCCCGCCGCCCCCGCACCCGGGCACACCCCCCTCCTACCCGCCCCCGCACCTGCGCGGCGCCCCCGACCCCCTCGCCCTGGACCACCTCGCCACCGACGCCGCCCACCGCGCGCACGCCCTCCTCAGCACCGGCACGGACCCGATCGCCGCCCTCACCCCCTGGCAGGACGCGGTCCGCATCGCCGCCGCCCAGCCCGGTTCCGGCCTGACCGCGGCGACCCGCTCCCTCTACACGTCCCTCACCCGGGCGCTGGGCCGCACCCCCACCGAGCTGGCCAAGGCGGTGTCCGCCTGGCGTCAGGGCGGCTCCGGAGCCCTCTGCGTACTGGACACCCCGTGGGACCCCCCGGCGGGCCCCTTCGACCGCGCCCGCTCCACCCTGCTCGTCCTCGGCCTGAACTTCCGCCCCACCCACAACCGCCTGACCGCGGGCCGCTTCCAGCTCCGCTACGGGCAGGACGGCCTCTGGTACGGCTACGCGTCGGACACCGGCCACGACGACTGGTGGCCGGAAGGCCCGCCGGGCCACGACCCCGTGGACGTACTGAACCGTTTGCGCGGAGCCTGA
- a CDS encoding toll/interleukin-1 receptor domain-containing protein, whose product MFSVWDVFFSYSRDDADRVRPLLDALRESGLKVFTDEAGVASFSGISDTIRRELANSRALLAYYSTGYPERQACQWELTTAYLVGLGEGDPRRRVMVVNPEPGTAHIQPVELRDARHADGLGADADPAALAALAADVRTHVAALDTPMSAPLADGRSPRWLPGPQPSAAPEFTGRLPELWRVHSALHEHAAPLVTGRASARAVQIRGMAGVGKTLLAQEYALRFGAAFPGGVCWLDATSPGSYETDLEALRRRLEAPDLYAHFEAAAAPFLFVVDGLPPRLAPRDAARLAAPHPLGRTLFTTRGRGYAALAAPVDLGPLDPEHAYALAGSRELAASAEGHPLALALLARAGRPADALYTPGPSPLDTLAGDDITSALVRDADTADAQDVLRCAAALHPLPLTAHDAARALAAADSVPRAVAQRRAEAGVRDLEVCSMLTRERQSGRTASTDPHWHVHPVTLHAWRHHDPSPARTEALRHAVLRTLHGATLGSAGLPGGRKESDMPTSPSRTNPLPPPSESERMAAFDIQTELVTRIGIQELPPGGGNLREALTSLYGLFPFVRETLRRYSVSLAAAPADTDTPHVRAVAYRLLNDTLRPFTTTWHPLLTAYEATRPASVTPQDHEAAWPDADRMRAELTALRGPLLRISADLAAISGADFGLTAAG is encoded by the coding sequence GTGTTCTCCGTGTGGGATGTCTTCTTCAGCTACAGCCGCGACGACGCGGACCGGGTGCGTCCGCTGCTCGACGCGCTCCGGGAATCCGGCCTGAAGGTCTTCACGGACGAGGCGGGCGTCGCCTCCTTCTCCGGCATCAGCGACACCATCCGCCGCGAACTCGCCAACTCCCGCGCACTGCTGGCCTATTACTCCACCGGCTACCCCGAACGCCAGGCATGCCAGTGGGAACTGACCACGGCCTACCTCGTGGGGCTCGGCGAGGGCGACCCCCGCCGCCGCGTCATGGTCGTCAACCCCGAGCCGGGCACCGCCCACATCCAGCCGGTGGAACTGCGCGACGCCCGGCACGCGGACGGGCTCGGCGCGGACGCCGACCCGGCGGCCCTCGCCGCACTGGCCGCCGACGTACGCACGCACGTGGCCGCCCTCGACACCCCGATGTCCGCACCGCTGGCCGACGGCCGCAGCCCCCGCTGGCTGCCCGGGCCGCAGCCGTCCGCCGCCCCCGAGTTCACCGGCCGCCTCCCCGAGCTGTGGCGGGTGCACTCCGCGCTGCACGAACACGCCGCGCCCCTGGTCACCGGCCGGGCCTCGGCCCGCGCCGTCCAGATCCGGGGCATGGCGGGCGTCGGCAAGACGCTCCTCGCCCAGGAGTACGCCCTGCGCTTCGGTGCGGCCTTCCCCGGCGGGGTCTGCTGGCTCGACGCCACCAGCCCCGGCAGCTACGAGACCGATCTCGAAGCCCTCCGCCGCCGCCTGGAAGCCCCCGACCTCTACGCCCATTTCGAGGCCGCGGCGGCCCCCTTCCTCTTCGTCGTCGACGGCCTGCCGCCCCGCCTGGCCCCGCGCGACGCCGCCCGGCTCGCCGCTCCGCACCCCCTCGGCCGCACCCTCTTCACCACCCGAGGCCGCGGTTACGCCGCACTCGCCGCCCCCGTCGACCTCGGCCCGCTCGACCCGGAACACGCCTACGCCCTCGCGGGCTCCCGCGAACTCGCCGCGTCCGCCGAGGGCCACCCGCTCGCCCTCGCCCTGCTGGCCCGCGCGGGCAGACCGGCCGACGCCCTGTACACACCCGGCCCCTCACCCCTGGACACCCTCGCCGGGGACGACATCACCTCCGCCCTCGTCCGCGACGCCGACACCGCCGACGCCCAGGACGTACTGCGCTGCGCGGCGGCCCTGCACCCGCTGCCGCTCACCGCCCACGACGCGGCCCGCGCCCTGGCCGCCGCCGACTCCGTACCCAGGGCGGTGGCGCAGCGCAGGGCCGAGGCGGGCGTACGGGATCTGGAGGTGTGCAGCATGCTCACGCGGGAACGGCAGTCCGGACGGACGGCTTCCACCGACCCCCACTGGCACGTCCACCCGGTCACCCTGCACGCCTGGCGCCATCACGACCCCTCTCCGGCCCGCACCGAAGCACTGCGGCACGCCGTCCTGCGCACCCTGCACGGGGCTACGCTGGGAAGCGCCGGACTCCCCGGCGGCCGGAAGGAGTCGGACATGCCCACGTCGCCCTCCCGCACGAACCCGCTCCCGCCGCCGAGCGAGTCGGAGCGGATGGCCGCCTTCGACATCCAGACCGAACTCGTCACCCGCATCGGCATCCAGGAACTGCCTCCCGGCGGCGGCAACCTCCGCGAAGCCCTGACCTCGTTGTACGGGCTCTTCCCCTTCGTCCGCGAGACGCTGCGCCGCTACAGCGTCAGCCTGGCCGCCGCCCCCGCCGACACGGACACCCCGCACGTACGCGCCGTCGCCTACCGCCTCCTCAACGACACCTTGCGCCCCTTCACCACCACCTGGCACCCGCTCCTCACGGCCTACGAGGCGACGCGCCCGGCCTCCGTGACACCCCAGGACCACGAGGCGGCCTGGCCCGATGCGGACCGGATGCGGGCAGAGCTCACCGCCCTGCGCGGCCCGTTGCTGCGCATCTCCGCAGACCTCGCCGCCATCTCGGGAGCGGACTTCGGCCTGACGGCGGCGGGCTGA
- a CDS encoding DUF2293 domain-containing protein, with the protein MNLVAHLVVVEPLQRRHCADCRQGPLPLLILEFNAPRCLDCADLGHLLFLPRGDTALTRRAREASSLWAVVVRWHKRRKRYERQGLLVEEAALAVAESACLADAEARERRRARDAVRRAAEDVRFTAAFAAAIAALFPGCPPERARTVAAHASARGSGRVGRSASGRALDEAAVTAAVRASVRHVDTPYDALLMAGTPRNEARARVAETIEGVLRGWRTAAGG; encoded by the coding sequence ATGAACCTCGTCGCTCATCTCGTGGTCGTCGAACCCCTCCAGCGGCGGCACTGCGCCGACTGCCGCCAGGGCCCGCTCCCCCTCCTGATCCTCGAATTCAACGCCCCGCGCTGCCTGGACTGCGCCGACCTCGGGCATCTCCTGTTCCTGCCGCGCGGCGACACGGCCCTCACCCGCCGGGCCCGCGAGGCCAGTTCGCTGTGGGCGGTCGTCGTCCGCTGGCACAAGCGCCGCAAGCGCTACGAGCGCCAGGGCCTGCTCGTCGAGGAGGCCGCCCTCGCCGTCGCCGAGTCCGCCTGCCTCGCCGACGCCGAGGCCCGCGAACGCCGCCGCGCCCGGGACGCGGTCCGCCGTGCCGCCGAGGACGTCCGCTTCACGGCCGCGTTCGCGGCGGCCATCGCCGCGCTCTTCCCCGGCTGCCCGCCCGAACGGGCCCGCACCGTCGCCGCGCACGCCTCGGCCAGGGGCAGCGGCCGGGTGGGCCGCAGTGCCTCGGGCCGCGCCCTGGACGAGGCCGCCGTCACCGCGGCTGTCCGCGCCTCCGTGCGCCATGTCGACACGCCGTACGACGCCCTGCTGATGGCGGGCACCCCGAGGAACGAGGCGCGGGCGCGGGTGGCGGAGACGATCGAGGGCGTGTTGCGGGGGTGGCGCACGGCTGCCGGGGGCTGA
- a CDS encoding MerR family transcriptional regulator: protein MRIGELARATGTTARALRHYEQAGLLTSHREANGYRTYDAEASVVRVRNIRQLLAVGLTLDDVQDFAPCLDGDVLAAAPSEAKLRIARDRLAVLDARIAAQTEARDKLAEALEGAGNRSVP from the coding sequence GTGCGCATCGGGGAACTCGCGCGGGCGACGGGCACGACCGCCCGCGCTCTGCGGCACTACGAGCAGGCGGGCCTGCTCACCTCCCACCGGGAGGCCAACGGCTACCGGACCTACGACGCGGAAGCCTCCGTCGTCCGCGTACGCAACATCCGCCAACTCCTCGCCGTGGGCCTGACCTTGGACGACGTACAGGACTTCGCTCCCTGCCTGGACGGTGACGTGCTCGCTGCCGCGCCATCCGAGGCGAAGCTGCGGATCGCACGGGACCGGCTGGCCGTACTGGACGCCCGGATCGCGGCGCAGACCGAGGCGCGGGACAAGCTCGCCGAGGCGCTGGAAGGAGCCGGAAACCGCTCTGTGCCGTAG
- a CDS encoding SDR family NAD(P)-dependent oxidoreductase, producing MNTSDTTATPAAPVAPAGRRVVIVTGGGTGIGRATALAFAAEGAQVIAVGRRPEPLAKTAAAAEHPSRITPFVADITEEGAAEALAREALDTYGRLDVLVNNAGIVGGGALGTYTRSGVEAQLATNLVAPVLLTQAALPAFGTRGGVVVNISTSVGLRAWPGNAVYAASKAALELLTRSWAVELAPRGIRVVAVAPGAIDTPIGEHRGLTPDERTAVRNWQVAHTPLGRIGRPEEAAWAITRLAAPEASFVTGVVLPVDGGAVVA from the coding sequence ATGAACACCTCAGACACCACAGCCACCCCTGCCGCCCCTGTCGCCCCCGCCGGGAGGCGCGTCGTCATCGTCACCGGAGGAGGCACCGGCATCGGCCGGGCCACCGCGCTCGCCTTCGCGGCCGAGGGCGCCCAGGTGATCGCCGTGGGGCGCAGGCCGGAGCCGTTGGCGAAGACGGCAGCCGCCGCCGAACACCCCTCCCGCATCACCCCCTTCGTCGCGGACATCACCGAGGAAGGGGCCGCCGAGGCCCTCGCGCGCGAGGCGCTCGACACGTACGGCCGCCTGGACGTCCTCGTCAACAACGCTGGGATCGTCGGCGGCGGCGCCCTCGGCACCTACACCCGATCCGGCGTCGAGGCGCAGCTCGCGACGAACCTGGTCGCCCCGGTCCTGCTGACGCAGGCCGCCCTGCCCGCGTTCGGCACGCGCGGCGGCGTCGTCGTGAACATCAGCACCTCGGTGGGGCTGCGCGCCTGGCCCGGCAACGCGGTCTACGCGGCGTCGAAGGCAGCGCTCGAACTCCTCACCCGCAGTTGGGCGGTGGAACTCGCACCGCGCGGCATCCGTGTGGTGGCGGTGGCGCCGGGGGCGATCGACACTCCGATCGGCGAACACCGGGGGCTGACGCCGGACGAGCGGACCGCCGTACGGAACTGGCAGGTGGCGCACACTCCGCTGGGCCGGATCGGGCGCCCGGAGGAGGCCGCCTGGGCGATCACCCGGCTCGCCGCACCGGAGGCGTCGTTCGTGACGGGCGTCGTGCTGCCGGTGGACGGGGGCGCGGTGGTCGCGTGA